In Poecile atricapillus isolate bPoeAtr1 chromosome 1, bPoeAtr1.hap1, whole genome shotgun sequence, the sequence TAGGAGGAAGAAACACAGCAGATGTGACTGATCTCACACTGATCTCAGTGATTATTTTCCATTCCTCAATCTTCTTTCTGATGCAAAACTGTTGCAGAAGCCAGTTGGCTGGCATAAATCAGATACTCAACATACAGGTGGAAAATGTTAGATGAAATGAGAATCACAAAGGAAATTAATGACAAAGCAGGGAATTAAGCCAGACTTTTCAAAGTCTGAACCCCTGGAACTAACTTCTCTGTTAAAAGTCTATTAAAAAAGGCATtaaatggataaaaataagtgGTAGTTGTATCAAAAACATGATTAAACTATGGAAATATTCCATGCTAGGTGTCATCAGTTTAGGAATGCTGTGGgactccaagaaaaaaaaaaaaaaatttgacaGTTATGTGAACAACAATACTTGTGATGACTTTGGCTAAGAGAAAACTGTAAAGCATATAAATTGTGCTGCAGGGCAAAAGTCAACTGCACTCTATCAGAAACCAGGAAGGAATTTTCATTATGGGAGGATTACTGGATAATTATCTCATCCATGACAGTGTTCTTCTTTTAAAGTGTTTAATCTTGACCAGTGAAAGCAAGATAATTGGTCATGTAGTTTTGTGACTTTTTTGTGACAAGGACATTATCTGGTGCCTGATGGCAATTTCTTCTGCCTGTTTGTATTGTACCTTTCTCTAGGGATATGTTCTCCTTCTTCCTAAATGTCTCAAGCAAAGACATTTCTGCTCTCAACCCTccatgaaaagaaattttaaagacAGCAGTCCTTGACataagcaaattatttttgccATTCTTGCTAGATTTTCTCTTACTCATGTTTGCTCCAATTCTCCCAGGTGATTTTCCAGGAATGACCTGAAGGAAACCCTCTATTCTTGGGACTGTAGCCCTTATTCTTGTGTCTGTTCCTTCTTATTGTCTGAGCTGCCCATCTATTGAAGTCATGTCTCTCTCGTTCTGTCATCCCCACCTTTACACTGTGGTACCTTTTGGTCCTGATACCAGTtaaatgtgttattttttctttaaaccatGTTGTTACTCATAATGATGTATTTTGTGTCTCTGACTTTGTATCTTGCAGGAAGAGCCAAGGAGCAAATCTAAGATCTGTGCCAATGTTTTCTGTGGAGCTGGGCGTGAGTGTGCAGTGACAGAGAAGGGAGAGCCAACCTGCCTCTGCATTGAGGTACGGGAGCAGCACAGGTTCTGTGTCTGGGACAGGTGTCACCACCATCACCCCCTGATGGGCTTCTGTCACTGGAAGGATTCCGTGATGGAATAAGGCTATGGCTGTTTTGAAGCAGCTGCAGATTTACAGTGGCTCTTCAACAGCAGGACTGTTTCCAGTGTTGTGTGGGGGAAGAGCCCCGAAGAGTCAACAGAGTCTGGGActcacagctgtgctgcttgcAGGGCTGCCTAGAGTCTTTACATGCACAGGAGACTTGACTGGAGGTCTTTTGTTGGGAAAGTCCACTGAGGTGTGGATATGCAGCTGGCTTTGAAGGGCACTCTAGGGAGCGGTCTGTGAGCTCCAAGGCAGCCTGCCCTCACTAGCGTCTTGTTTGAGGAGGTTACAAGCACCCTACTAAAAATGAGCTTTtctaaaatggaaataattgtGGTAGAGTGCTGTAAGGATGAATTGCTTTATCCAGCAGGGAGTCAGAGATTATTAGAAGAGTTTTTCCCAGCTGTAGAGACACTGTGTCTCCTTACTCCACTCTGCCCCATGCCTTCAAAACATTTCTGCCTGGCTCCTGGGAATGGCCATGTGGCTCTTTGTTCCCCGTTCCCTCAGAGCTTGCAGCTCTGGCATGACCAGCCTGAGCACTGGAGAGTGAAATGCCCCGTTAATAGGAAAAGAGTCTGTCACTCTGGATAGGCTTGGCCAGACCAAAAGGGGCAGAAGAAAGAAGTTCATAGCCTAAACAGTGGTACTGGTAAGCTCTGTCTTTGCTGTAGGCTGTGCTGTTTATTCATGGCTGATGGCTTATTCTGCCATTTGGATGCAGAAGGATGAAGCAGTCTGCAGAGAGATGCAATAGGGCCAAGCAAGCGCAGGTGCATAAAGCAGAGGCACAGAAATACCTCTGGGCAGGCATGGCCGTGGCACATGGAGCAGCAATTGCAGGATGATGCTCCATATTTATGCTGAGCACTGATTTCTCTGCAGGAGTCTGCTTTCAGAAAGACTCCTGACATGCTGGTGGTCATGGAAACTGGGATGAAGTGAGGCCTTTGAACTCACACCCACAGACTTCCCTGTGTGAGTTTTTCTGGGGTGATGATGGCTGAGTTAGCCTGTTCCAAACACAGGGCCAAGGGGACTATGCCAAGGACTTCTCTTGAGCTGGGCTGATGGCTGGACTCACCTGCCTCCCTCTAGCTGTCCCAAGAAGGCAGGTGAAATGCTGTGTTCTCTGGCTCTCCCACAGAAATGCAAACCTCACAAGAGGCCTGTGTGCGGGAGCAATGGCAAGACGTACCTGAACCACTGTGAGCTGCACCGTGACGCCTGCCTCACCGGCTCCAAGATCCAGGTGGATTACGATGGCCACTGCAAAGGTAACCCTGGCAAGGAGGGCTGGCTGCACAGTCAAGGACAAAGAGTTGGAAGGGAAGCATGATAACAAGGCAAGGCAGAGGCCTCACCAGCCAAGACCTTGTCCCACAGTTGCTGAGCGGGGTAAACAAGGCAAGCCTCTGAACAGTAACTAGATTCAAGCACGAGTCCAAATGACCAGGCTAGCTGGCAGTGATGAAGTAAGCCTGAAATCAAGTAATGAATGAGGGCTGGTGATTCAGGTAACCAGAATCAGACAACAGCCAGATGAGCTCACAGTGATGCAGTCTGTAGCAGAGATCAAGGTGGGAATACAGTCTATGGAAGAGTGGTTGCAAAGAGCTGGAGACAGGCTTGCCTACAACATAATAACCACAGGCAAGGATTAGGAATTGAGGCATCAGATATGAAATGAAGCCTCATGGCTCACGGTTAGAGAGCATGGATGGAGGCTCTAGGTGAGGCTAGCAGGGTTGTTAAGGCCTTTATTAGTGCACTCAAAGCCCTGACACCTTGACTATGGGGCAACCTCAGAGCTATTGACTCCCTAAGCTTCTGGGAGTGTGGCACTCAGGAGAGCAGGGCAAATTTTTGCTTCTGCTGCCTCACTCTAAGCTTTTGGATTCAGCCAGGTAAGTGTCTCAGTTTAACTGCTTAGGAAAAGTTATGCTCTGAGGATAAACTCATAAAACCAATACTATCATCCATGTTCAAAAGGAACCTCAGTAATTTTTGGAGCAAGGATTTTGCCTCGTAAGTGGGGGTGTTTAACTCTCTctcacacatacacacagcTGCATGGTTTTCTTGTGTTCAGAGTTTTGTGTGTTTAAATGTGTGCCCACtgtctcttgtcctgtcactggatACCATGGATGAAAGTCTGGTGCTGTCTTCCTCATTTCCTTCCATCAGATTTATAAACATTGATGAGATTGTCCTTGAGTCTTCAGTTCTTCAGCCTAAACTGTCCTCAGTATCTCCTAGGGGGTCAAGGGGATTCCAGGCCCTCTATCATGTATGTGGCCCTCATACATCCAAAAACTCCCAGGTTTCTTTGCTATTACCCATGGTGGGAAGAGATTTGTATCACATTGATTCAGAAATGTCCTCTTCTGTCTTTCCATTAACAGAGAAGAAGTCTGAGAATCCAGCTGCAAGTCCAGGTAAGAAGCTGTCTCCTGTTTGGCTGAGGTCTCTGTATGAATTTGTGTTCTCTGGGAGATGGGCAGGAGGGTATGCTGGGGGAGTGCAGAGCTCTGTGTAAGTCATATCCTGCATGGGCTGTTAAAGAGTTTGAGTTGATAAATGAGCTGAAATGTGATTGCCCAACTCTTTACTCTTGGGTAACCTTTCAGAGCACATACATCTCCTGGGCTTTTCACTGTGCTGGAATATCTCAGGGACTCAGCATAGACAAGGTGCAATGAAACCCATTTTGCCCCCAGGGACTCAATCTGTGCTCATCACCCAGACTGCGGGATGGAGCACTCTTTTACCTCCTTCATTGGGGATCTAAGATCATAACTGTGGAGCTGTTGTCCCCAGTTCCAGGAGCACtcattttaaaaggaaacttTGCTTTAGGAGTGATGAACCAATAGGTGCAGAGGCAGCGTCCGGAGGTACAGCTGAACTGCCTCTACCATCAGCCAACAAGATGATCTTGAGAGTCTCTTCTGACCTAAACGATTCTATGATCACCTAAATTATAAGTCTCTTTGATTCCCTgtgcttgttttttccccttatgTATTGCCATGTGTATTTAACACTGGATTTTAGAGCCATGGCTTGTCATGGCTCAGGAGAGCCTTTTCCCATTCATGACCTCTAAGTACTGGAGCTGTATAATCATCAACTTCAGCTTCCTAGGACAGATGAGAGCAAAACCTCATACAAACTAAAGAGGAAGGACCATGTCAGAGCACGGCCACCACCCTAAAGCAGTTCTAAAGAAGTACAAAATTAAACATGCAGAGTCCCTACAGAGCTGGGTTTTTTCATCTCTCCATCTGGTTGTGATAGTAGTCACTGGATTCAGAAGATCCTTAGTGTGTGTAAGTGACATGAATGCACACTGATTCCTTTTCTGGCTTCACTTACCACTGGGCAGGTGTGACAATTCACAGCTAGgctttcagttttgtttctaaATGCACAGTTTGTACTTCACATGAAGTGATAACCACCCTGGGGAAACCTGTGACACTGGCAAGCGCTGTGAGTGAACAAGCCCAACTTGACCCCCTCTTGTTTCGTCAGAGTGGACTGATCAGGGCTTTGAAGGAACAGTATTTCCTGAGAGAGTAGGCCTTAAAATTCTGGAGACAGAGTGGTAGAAAGCCTTGCTTAGTCTGGTCTTCACCCTTGCAGAAGATAGAAGTTTTGGTATTTTAGGGTTGACAGCTGAATGACAATTCTACGCAGTGTTGGGAAGCCTGGGGACATTGTCAGTTACCTTTCTGCCTCAGTCTGGGACTCCTCACACCAAGATGAGTCAGCTCCGGTTTGTTCTTCCACAAGCTTCAGGaatgggaaggaaaagcttTGGCAGGAGTGTTGTTTTCCAGTCTTGCCACATGGTGTCACCAACAGCCCATCCACTATTCAGCACATGACACATCTGCATGGATCTGGCAGTGATGTAGCTCCAAGGACCGGACGGTGGGGCTGCAAGCTGCCATCAGgatggctggctggctggctttTATCTCCAGTCCTCTCTCTGTGATCTCCCTGCCAGCTTGATTTCTCTCactcttgtttttccttctactGCACCGTCTCCCATTACAGTTGTCTGCTACCAGTCGGACAGGGACGAGCTTCGTCGCCGGGTCATCCAGTGGCTGGAAGCTGAGATTATCCCAGATGGGTGGTTCTCCAAGGGCAGTAACTACAGTGAAGTCCTGGACAAATATTTCAAGGCAAGTAgaccagcagctgcctcagagCCCAGACAACATTTCTTGCCTTGTCACTGCATAACAGCTGCTGTGCCCCCAGCTGAGAGGCTCCAGTGTGTGACATGCCTGTGGAACTGGGGACCGGAGGGATCTGCTAAGTCCTACAGCCTGATGTGTTAtgggctgcctgcagcagccactgactGAGCCACTGACACAGCTTGTGACAATCAGATGTGGAGCATCTCTGGCTCCTGATGTCTGACCCGctctggggaaaaggaggagggcAAGCCACATGTACCTGTAGCAGAGTAGAGAACTAATCTCAGGGGTgaaagccagaggaaaaaaGGTGAAAGTGCTGGAAATGCAGGAAGCTGTGGCAGGGTCTTTTGTTTCAGATAGTCCCAAGACCATGCTGAGATGGGTATAGGGGACACTTGGGGGCTTCAAGGAATATGTCCCAGTTGTGGCTGAGAGCTGGCAGTTCCCTAGTACTCTGCAGAGTGAAAGGAGCCCCTTGAGTCTTGGGCCTTGCAATAATCCTGTTCCAGTCTGTCACTCAGCCCATCCACACCACCTTCTGTAAACAACAGATCCCAAGCTTCTCCCATGCTCCTGCCACATGCACTGCTGTGTTCCTCCCCCTCATGCCTGCCTCCTGACAGAGACTTCAAAGCATTCAGGAtagagctggaggagcaggtgGGGAAGAGGGGAGAGCATTTAAATCATGAGCTGTTGACAGCAAGAGATTAATGGTGCCTGACAGGAGTTAGCACTGCAAGCAAATTTGCCATGGCAATGGCATCCCCTGGTGAGACAGAGGAGCTGGTCCCCTCTCTCCACAGAGCATCCTCACATTTGCAGCCTTTAATGCTGCTCTGTCTGAAAAtccactgccctgggcactcCTGTCAGTGCCTTCCAGCACCCAAAAGTGGCAGTGTCCTGTGTCAGTCCCTCTCCCTGCAAatgtgctgtccccagccactTTTGCAGGGTCTCCCCAGGTCATGGGCTTTGGTGAAATGCATGAGCCAGCCACAGGCTTGTTTGACTGTCACAGCACAAGCCATTCAcacctgctgtccccatgcCTGTCAGTGTACTGGTGATGTCCTGAGGCTGCAGCTGAGGTGCAGGCAGCTTCATGTTCTCTTTACTGTCCCATTTTTTCTGGAGCACTGATTCCAGCTACTGGGTGAGAGTTCTTAAGGCAAAGAAGTACCTCTGCTTGTACCAAAGGGAGAATTTCCATGGCAAAGGTCAACAGTATGAGGTTCAGTAAGGgcaagtgccaggtcctgcattTGGGTCACAACAATCCcaggcagtgctacaggctggggaaggAGTGGCTGCcaagggaggtggtggagtcaccatgcttggaagggttcaagaaACAACTAGATGTGACACTTGGTGCTGTAGTTTAGTTGATAAGATGGTGGTCGATCAGAGGTTGTACTCtgatcctggaggtcttttccagccttaatgattctgtgattctctgtcAGGTGGTAATCCACCTTTTAAAATACCTTATTCTTAAGGCTTTGGAACATTTTTTAAGCAGAATCCAGAGTTTGAAACAACTCGGGATAaatcaaagcaaagcaaactaAATGGCTTCTAACACACAGAGACTTGTGTCAGCAACAAGTGTCTGTTGTCACTGGAGGCATTTTGTCATGCCAAGATGCGGTGCTCTTCATGCCCTGCATTCCTGCAAATGGCCTGATTCCTGTCCTGTATGTAGGAAACACTGGAGGCATAGTCGAAATGaagcttttcccttttcttctggaTGGGGAGGTTTGTAGATGTGGCTTTAAGCTATTTCCCTCCTGGAGGCCTGACTTGTGGGGCTCACTGAGATGTGCACTGTTCTTCAGGCAGGCCATGACATTGAAGGACATTATTTCAAAGAGGAACAAGGCCGGTAGTGGGAAGCTGCTCCATTTTGGAGGATCTCTGTGGGAGTGCCTTAATATAGACCATAGCTTTGAAAGGCAACTCACTTAACAGACTGGGCCATTAAGAGAACTGTAGtcattttcacaaaaaaatgcAGGACAAGAGGCTTCAAAGTCTAGTGGGAGTTGACATGTGGAACAGTTGTGCAGGATAATTTCCCTAGCCCTAGATGTTTCTCCTGAAACACATAGAGGTAACAACTGGCAGTGTCTATTCCAGCATTCCTGAGAACACTACACGAGGAGCCACAGCGACCTGCCCCAATCACACAGCAAAAATTAGGTGGCAGCAGTCTGTGTGCAGGATTAATTTTCCACTCACAGCAATGCAGCTGTCTCTGAGGGGGCACAGCAGTTCCTGCTGAGTGCCCAGCACTGCGGTGTCACAGCTCcaaacaggaaagcaaaatgcAATTACTTCTTTGGGAGTACAGCCAGGATTTTGGGGCTAAAAACGCTGCTCTTCAGTGCCAGGAGTCGAAGTTGATGGTGAGGTGTTGTGCTATTGCATTAAAATTTTTCCCTGGTATCAGCAGAAAATTACTTCctgtgatttttcccttttgccaCTCTCAGAGTCCAGGCACAGCTTTGGATTTACACATATTGGAAAGCTGACACCTCTTTGAATGCAGCTGGTCTGCTTTAAGGCAGGAGGTATATAAGAAAGCTAAGAGCTGGctgaaacaaagagaagaaataggGTTAGAGCCATAAATCAAGCAGCAGGAGGTGAATGAGAGTCAGTGTAGCTTATCTGTGAGAACAAGGCTAGGATCATATCTCTCTCACTCTGAGGCTAATGTGGATATgttgctgcttttctctgagCCTCTTTCTTTGAGAAAAACAGGGATAATGGAACTTGTCTTACTAAAGTTTCAAAATGCTATGTACAtatggaagaagaagaaggaaggcgTGCTTTGAACTGATAAATGAGAGCCTCTCACATCTTCCCATCTTCCCCTACAGAGCTTTGATGATGGTGATTCTCGCTTGGACTCCACTGAATTCCTGAAATTTGTGGAGCAGAATGAGACTGCCATCAACATCACCACCTACATGGACCAGGAGACAAACAAGTTGCTCAGGTGGGCACTGGACATGATGCCAGAGGGAGGGCCATGGGGGCAGATGTGGTAGACTGGAACATGGAAATTCACTCATGGCAGGTATCAGTTAGGGCTTGCAGTGTCAGAGTTAACTGTGTATGAAGTGGCTTCTTACTTAAATAGGTGTGAACACCACAAAAGGAGCAGTCCTATCTCTACTTTTCATGTTAGGCACGTATTCCAACCCTCTTTTGCCTTAAATCTAGCACTTGTGCAGCCAGAGAGGAGTTGGGTAACAGAAGGTTTGTTATCTTCTATTTCCTAATAAATTAGCTTGCCTGGGGACTCCCCTCACCTTTTTCCTAATAGATCCAGTGCAAGGAAGATGGTGGGAAAACACCATTTATACACAGTCCATAATTTGAGAGGTTTCCCTCTTTCTTTGTCTGCCACTGTGTGAAAAAAGGCTGCTTGTGGTTATGCTGTGCTTGCATCTCTACCTTGCATCTCTGTCAGCATGTAGATGTCAACAAATGTGGATGTCCCATTCCTGATGTTGTGAATATCGCCCCACTGCCCAGCCTGTTGCCAGACAGagagtattttgtttttcttttctctgtatcCCATGAGGTTCCTTAGAGAAGCCACCTCTGCCAGACATCTTGGAGTCTCCCTAGTTATCACTGGTTTTACTCACCTGCACTCTGaagacagcagagcagggactggcctagcacagccctgtgctgaaCAAGCCTCTGTGTTTCCTTTCAGGGGACTCTGCGTAGATGCCCTCATCGAACTGTCAGATGAAAATGCTGACTGGAAGCTCAGCTTCAATGAATTTCTCAAGTGCCTCAGCCCATCCTTCAACCCACCTGAGAAAAGTAGGAACTCCTCACTCATCTTGGGGAACAAGAGGGGtcctgggaagggaggaaagaaaagagatcaGCTTCAGGCCAGACATTGGGTGCTGTAACTCCACTGCCAGAGATAATTTTAATACATGCCTGCCTCTCATCCAACAGCACCCTTTGTCCCTGCATTGTTGAAAGTACTCCTTTTACTGTttcagagctcctgcagctcttgtAATGAGAAAGGTTTGGATTTTAGAAGCAAGGACGTAGGTTGAATGGATATGGTATGCTTGTAAGGTCAAGGCATGTATTTAACAGTGCAGAGGTCAATCATGTGAGGAGTTCATGGCCGGATAACTTACGAAAGTCAGACCAGACCAAAGTCCTGCTATGCTCTGCCTTTCACACAGAGAGCCTGCCTGACTACCATCTCACTATCCTTCCAAATCATTTCCCCAGCTTATCCCCACCTGGATCAGAGTTACCCAAGCTTTCATTTCAGGGGTTCTTTTCTTTGCATAACAGATAAGGAAATTCAAACAAATCCTACATTGACATTTCATTTGGAATTGAGAAATTGAAATGTGTTcttctgaggaagaaaaacaaagggtTTGACTTTCCCAAATTATATTTTGCTTTACTTCATTCACCAAATTCAGCATGAATATTTTAGTCATAAGGAAACTTCTGGTGGTTAGGGGAAGGAAGGCTTCCCCTTAAACCTCATATTCTCTCTCAAGGCATCTCCAAAGTATGTTGTCTTTAgcctgctctctctctctcacaagCACTGCCCTTGTTTTGTGCCTCTTCAGAGTGTGCCCTGGAAGATGAGACCTatgaggatggagcagagacCGAGGTGGAGTGCAACCGCTGTGTCTGTGCCTGTGGAAACTGGGTGTGCACTGCAATGACGTGCGAGGGTCCGTATGCTGTCCACAAAATTACTGTTTGGGTTTGGACAAAAGGAATTCTCACTCTGTCTCACTCTCTCACCTGTCAGCTTCTCCATGGGCAGTTTCTGCATAACCCTCACATGTTCCATGTCAGTGAAACCCAAGCTGGTACTGTTCCAGTATTCAGAAAGTGTGTAACTGGGCCCAGGGCAGTACTGCTGGGGTTTGTAGTTTGGATTTGGTGTCATGAAAATTCAGCACTAAATCTTCCAGACCAGATCTACTCTGCATCCAGATGGTGCAGACCAAATAGGTCACTGGCTGCTACTGTATGGGTAGGTGTGAGCAAGTCAGCTTTCTGTATGTGTCCATGTCCTCACTGTATGTGTGCTTATGGAATTTGTAAAACAGGATCTAGGATCCTGTCTTGATCAAGAGGGGATATAAGAACCTTCATCCAATGCCAAGAAAGCACTTCAGCTTCTTGCCACAAAACTGCAGCATAATAGTGATGAAGGGAGGTGGTGCTCATAGTAAGGCAGGGTTGTTTGCTCCTCCTTTGGAAGGCCCTTAAACTTGCACAGCCAATTGTGAGAAGTCATGGTGCAGTTGTGAACAGCTCTCTGTTTCACCTTCTCACACATAGTCCAGGGCCAGTGGAATGCCACCTTTCCCCTGTGCTAGCAAATGCATGGGTTCTTCCCAAGGAGCCGCATCCATTCTCCCAGCATGGTGCTGCATTTTTCTGGCCTTTGTCCCTAGAAACCCAGCCCTTTCTGCATTCTTATATCCTTCTTCCCTAGAAACCAGGCCCTTGCAGGAGCTCTGTTTCAATGCTGTAGGGGACCTGCCAGAAGTATACTGGTTCAGATCTATAGTCAGTAGCTTGGGCAGAGTAGGAGAGAGGGAAACGGCAGCAGTGTGTACAGAGCTTTTCATGTTTATCTGATCTTTTGCAGCAGAGGCTTCAAGATCACCTCAGCTCAGACTTAGCTGTAGCAGCAGGAACTCACCTTAGAAAAGAACTGTAGTATTAATAGAGCTGCCAGAAGAGCTGTGTGTAGGTGTCATAGATTAAGCAACAGAATGAGAGACTCTTTTTGTTGCCTCTCCAGAAACAACCTTCAAAGTTGCTATGCAACACCTTTTCTTGCTGCCTAC encodes:
- the FSTL1 gene encoding follistatin-related protein 1, which encodes MIWKTLPLLCALLAAARLRAEEEPRSKSKICANVFCGAGRECAVTEKGEPTCLCIEKCKPHKRPVCGSNGKTYLNHCELHRDACLTGSKIQVDYDGHCKEKKSENPAASPVVCYQSDRDELRRRVIQWLEAEIIPDGWFSKGSNYSEVLDKYFKSFDDGDSRLDSTEFLKFVEQNETAINITTYMDQETNKLLRGLCVDALIELSDENADWKLSFNEFLKCLSPSFNPPEKKCALEDETYEDGAETEVECNRCVCACGNWVCTAMTCEGRNEKVPAQRHRPDQDLTEEEMARYVEELQKHQETAEKTKRMSAKEM